Sequence from the Fulvivirga ligni genome:
ACTTCTCTCCTGTAGCCGGCTTCAAATAAAACGGCGCCGTTAATGTCAGTGCTAAGCAGATTGTTTTTGTTATTGGTTTCCCGGTCATATTTTTCAGTATTATACTCTGCTCCAAAGCCAATAGTGTAATGAAATTGATTCTTAGCTTGCTTATTCTTATTGATATATGCTTTGTAATGAGGTATAATAGCTATTGACTTTCCTATTACAGGGTTTTTATAATCCAGGTAAATGGCAGTAAAACCAATATCAGGAAAATTATACCGTTGTTGCCATGGTTTTCCACCATAGGTCTCACGATCAAAGTCTATTCTTAAGCCAACTGGGTGGTGGGTTATCAGGTGCGATATACCAGCCTTATGCTCAAAGATAAAACCACCTATATATTCTGCACTAATGATCTTATTATCATGACCTTTAAACTGACCGGAGCAGAGCCTGGGCAAACTGAAAAGGCAAATCATTACTAAAACCACTTTGGTTGACTGCATCATAAGGAGAAAAAGGCCTTTGGTTTAACTGAGGAAAGGTTTTAGTTTCTCCAAATCTTCCGGCGTATCAATGCCAATAGAGTCATAGCTGGTTTCAGCTACTTGAATAGCATAACCATTTTCAATCCATCTGAGCTGCTCCAGAGATTCGGCTTTTTCCAGTGAAGACACACCTAGTTGAGTTATTTGCTCCAAAACATCCGTTCTGTAGGCATAAATCCCAATATGTCGGTAATAACTATGCTGATTAAGCCAGTCATCTTTTTCATGATTCCTGTTGTATGGTAGAGGAGTTCTGCTGAAATATATGGCTTGTTTAGTATTGTTGAAGATCACTTTTACCACGTTAGGGTTAAATACATCTTCAGAGCTGTCTATTTTCTTAATAAGTGTCCCCAGCTGAGTTTCTCCATCTAACATTTCAGCTACCAAATTGATCTGTTCAGGTGCTATAAAAGGCTCATCACCTTGAATGTTAATGACATAGTCATACGTAGAGCCTTGTTGCTGAAGGGCTTCGTAACATCTATCCGTACCACTCTGATGGTCTTCTGAGGTCATGACTACTTCACCACCAAAGCTTATTATCTCTTCATAAATAGCTTCATGATCTGTAGCTACCACCACTTCACTGAGCATAGAAGCCTTCTTAGCTTGTTCGTAAACCCTGCGTACCATCGTTTTACCACCAATATCGGCTAATGCCTTGGCTGGAAAGCGGGTGGATCCATACCTTGCTGGAATAATTCCCAGTATCTTCATTCGTTAACTTTTACTTTAAGAGACGTTCCTTCATTGCTGGTAACTATTATGGGGGTGCCTTTTTCTATGTACTCGCCTCTGGTATAAGCATCATATACTTCACCTTCAATGAGCACTTTGCCACTTGGTCTAAGAATGGTATAAGCCTCTCCTGTTTTACCTACTAATGATACTTCATTGAAGTTAGAAGTAAAGCCTTCTTCTCTTCCCATGGTATCTGTCAGTGCTATTCTGGCAAATGCTTTTGATTCTGTAAACCGCACGCCGCCAATAAATAAAACGGCCAGACTTCCCAAAAATCCTCCTAAAGTAGCTGCTAGAGCCAGTAGGAGTTCGTTACTACCCACAAAGCTAAAATTAAATAGATCATTATTCAGCATTACGAGAACTAATGAACTCAAAGTAAAGGTAATACCGAGCACACCAGCTACTCCGAAGCCAGGAATCACAAAAACTTCCATGGCGATGAGTATTATTCCTATGAAGAAGCAGATGATCTCCCAGTTTTCGGCCAGGCCATTCAGGTAATAAGGAACAAAGTATAAAACAGCGGCAATTATGGCCGCCAATATAGGGAATCCTATGCCAGGTGATTGTAATTCAAAATAAATGCCCCCAATGATAACCAGGATCAAAAGTCCACTGATAAATGGGTTGAGAAATACTGAAATGATCTGCTCGGTGGCATCTAGCTCGTAAGTCTCAATGTCATAATTGGTTACGCCATTCCTTTCTAATATTTCATCTATAGAATTGACTTTTCCTTCGCAAAATCCCCATTTAATAGCTTCTGAAGTAGAGAATGTGATCACCTGACCGGCCTCAGATACGCTATCTACTGCCAGATTCTGATCTACCATAGCCTCAGCTATTTTTGGATCTCTACCTTTTTCTTCAGCTATTGATCGCATGGTACTTCTCATATAAGATTGATACTTATCCGGAGCTGCTACCCCATCAGAAGTCACCACCGTGGCAGCACCAATATTAGCGCCGGGAGACATGTAAATACTGTCGCAAGCAATAGAGATTAGAGCCCCTGCTGATGCCGCATCTTTATTGATAAAGACCCAAACGGGCTTTTTAAAATTCAGAATGTTTTCTACTATGTCCTTGGCATCTGTTACGGCACCTCCATAGGTATCCATTTCTATAATTACATAATCTGCCTTTATGTCTTCTGCGTGTTCCAAACTTAATTCTACATAGCGGTTCATGCGCGGATCAATTTCTGCTTTTATCTCCATTTTCATGACTTTAGCCATGGTAGAGTCCTGAGCAAAACTGATAAATGGTGTGGCAACTATGAACAATATGTTAAGAAGCCAGT
This genomic interval carries:
- the kdsB gene encoding 3-deoxy-manno-octulosonate cytidylyltransferase yields the protein MKILGIIPARYGSTRFPAKALADIGGKTMVRRVYEQAKKASMLSEVVVATDHEAIYEEIISFGGEVVMTSEDHQSGTDRCYEALQQQGSTYDYVINIQGDEPFIAPEQINLVAEMLDGETQLGTLIKKIDSSEDVFNPNVVKVIFNNTKQAIYFSRTPLPYNRNHEKDDWLNQHSYYRHIGIYAYRTDVLEQITQLGVSSLEKAESLEQLRWIENGYAIQVAETSYDSIGIDTPEDLEKLKPFLS
- a CDS encoding NfeD family protein → MRKIYWLLNILFIVATPFISFAQDSTMAKVMKMEIKAEIDPRMNRYVELSLEHAEDIKADYVIIEMDTYGGAVTDAKDIVENILNFKKPVWVFINKDAASAGALISIACDSIYMSPGANIGAATVVTSDGVAAPDKYQSYMRSTMRSIAEEKGRDPKIAEAMVDQNLAVDSVSEAGQVITFSTSEAIKWGFCEGKVNSIDEILERNGVTNYDIETYELDATEQIISVFLNPFISGLLILVIIGGIYFELQSPGIGFPILAAIIAAVLYFVPYYLNGLAENWEIICFFIGIILIAMEVFVIPGFGVAGVLGITFTLSSLVLVMLNNDLFNFSFVGSNELLLALAATLGGFLGSLAVLFIGGVRFTESKAFARIALTDTMGREEGFTSNFNEVSLVGKTGEAYTILRPSGKVLIEGEVYDAYTRGEYIEKGTPIIVTSNEGTSLKVKVNE